A stretch of Maridesulfovibrio zosterae DSM 11974 DNA encodes these proteins:
- a CDS encoding CDP-glycerol glycerophosphotransferase family protein — protein sequence MDQSELQKLHKVAASVPKQKNLAVFFGRSGIYFIDNVKYFFLHCVQHQPQLQCCFMTFTKKDANILKEQGLPAMWVSDPNAAAIMARAGLVISDDFIWKEQPSLWALLSEAVSIQIWHGIPLKAIGFPEINSSVNMNPEKATKLSFAYSGYDEVVSTSPYFTENAFGKAFKAKNFIESGYPRNDVIMRRPSKYDMINVDRDLYGDMVKFRKMGGKVVFFMPTFRDIGGGPFEDGAINIIRLSEFCQQNDIMFICKFHPCLTVSKVALPPGIRMMNSKSDAYPLLSLCDVLLTDYSSIYFDYLLLDRPIIFYAYDFEDYTTKNRELLYDFDSMTPGKKVMKEDDLYTAFEDIVINNIDEYAKERKRLRELSFSNPDGKSAHRLGEHIISNYL from the coding sequence ATGGATCAAAGTGAACTGCAAAAACTGCATAAAGTAGCTGCATCTGTGCCTAAGCAAAAGAATCTGGCTGTTTTTTTCGGCAGATCAGGCATCTATTTTATCGATAATGTTAAATATTTTTTTCTGCACTGTGTACAGCATCAACCGCAGTTGCAATGCTGTTTTATGACCTTCACGAAAAAAGATGCCAACATTCTTAAGGAACAAGGGCTTCCCGCCATGTGGGTCAGCGATCCGAATGCAGCCGCTATAATGGCCAGAGCCGGGCTGGTTATCAGTGATGATTTTATCTGGAAAGAACAGCCGTCTCTTTGGGCTTTGCTCTCTGAGGCTGTATCTATTCAGATCTGGCACGGTATTCCCCTCAAGGCTATCGGATTTCCTGAAATCAATTCCTCGGTAAATATGAATCCTGAGAAAGCCACTAAATTATCTTTTGCCTACTCTGGTTACGATGAAGTGGTTTCTACTTCTCCTTATTTTACAGAGAATGCATTCGGTAAGGCATTCAAAGCCAAAAATTTCATTGAATCAGGTTACCCGCGCAACGATGTCATAATGCGTCGACCATCAAAATATGACATGATAAATGTCGATCGTGATCTATACGGTGACATGGTTAAATTCCGCAAAATGGGTGGTAAGGTAGTTTTTTTTATGCCTACATTCCGTGACATCGGAGGCGGCCCTTTTGAAGACGGCGCAATCAATATTATACGTCTGTCAGAGTTTTGCCAGCAAAACGACATTATGTTCATCTGTAAATTTCACCCCTGCCTGACGGTTAGTAAGGTAGCTTTGCCCCCGGGCATCAGGATGATGAACTCAAAAAGTGATGCATATCCACTGCTCAGCCTTTGTGATGTGCTCCTTACTGATTATTCATCTATTTATTTTGATTACCTTCTTCTTGATCGGCCTATAATTTTCTATGCCTACGACTTTGAAGACTATACCACCAAGAACAGGGAGCTGCTTTACGACTTTGATTCCATGACTCCCGGTAAAAAAGTCATGAAAGAAGATGATCTCTATACCGCTTTTGAAGATATCGTGATAAATAATATAGATGAATATGCTAAAGAGCGTAAAAGGTTAAGAGAACTTTCATTCAGCAATCCTGACGGCAAGTCAGCTCACAGGCTGGGTGAACACATTATTTCCAACTACCTTTAA